Below is a window of Salinibacter grassmerensis DNA.
AGCGCCTCAACGGCACGCTCGAGGCGGAACTGGTCGACGAGATCGTCTTCCGGTAAGGGCCGACGAGGAATCTAGACGCCGGGGCGTTACTCGTCGTAGGCACGGAGGGCGAGAGATGTGTTGTGCCCGCCGAACCCGAAGGCATTGGACAGGGCCACGCTCACGGGCCGCTCCTCGACCTCGTTGAACGTGTAGTCCAGGTCGCACGCCGGGTCGGCCTCCTCAAAGTTGATCGTCGGCGGGACCATGTTGTGCCGGAGGGCCTGGATGACGGCGATGGCCTCGATGGCGCCCGCGGCCCCGAGGAGGTGTCCCGTCATGCTCTTCGTGGAGGACACGTTCAGATCGTACGCGTGGTCGCCGAACACCTTCTTGAGGGCCTCTGTCTCCGCCTCGTCGCCAAGGGGGGTGGACGTGCCGTGGGCGTTGATGTAGTCGACGTCGGTCGGCTCAAGGCCGGCATTGTCGAGCACACGGTTGAGCGCGAGACGCACGCCACCGCCCTCCGGGTCGGGCGCCGTCAAGTGATGAGCATCGGCGGACATGCCAATGCCTTCAATCTCCGCGTAGATGTTGGCGCCACGGGCTTTGGCCCGCTCCAGGTCTTCGATGAACAGCGCGCCGGCCCCCTCGCCCATCACGAACCCGTCCCGGTGCGCGTCGAACGGCCGCGACGCCCGCGTCGGGTCATCATTGCGCGTCGAGAGGGCCCGCATGCTCGCAAAGCCTGCGATGCCGAGCCGCGTCACGCAGGCGTCGGTGCCCCCACAGACGGCGGCGTCCATGTCGCCCCGCTGAATCATGTGGTAGGCCTCCCCGATGTTGTGGTTGCCCGTGGCACAGGCCGACACCGTCGCGTGGTTGGGCCCCCGAAAGCCGTGCGCCATCGCAATTTGGCCGGCCGCGATGTCGGGAATCAGCGTCGGAA
It encodes the following:
- the fabF gene encoding beta-ketoacyl-ACP synthase II, with the protein product MAGTSRRVVVTGMGALTPLGLSVDEYWDGLRAGDSGAATIESFDPEGLRVTFACELDGFDPEDHLPAKQARRVDPFSQYALVTADQAVADAGLDPEGMSQDEKDRVGVVYGTGIGGIKTFRDQAEEFIEGDEKRTSPFFIPTLIPDIAAGQIAMAHGFRGPNHATVSACATGNHNIGEAYHMIQRGDMDAAVCGGTDACVTRLGIAGFASMRALSTRNDDPTRASRPFDAHRDGFVMGEGAGALFIEDLERAKARGANIYAEIEGIGMSADAHHLTAPDPEGGGVRLALNRVLDNAGLEPTDVDYINAHGTSTPLGDEAETEALKKVFGDHAYDLNVSSTKSMTGHLLGAAGAIEAIAVIQALRHNMVPPTINFEEADPACDLDYTFNEVEERPVSVALSNAFGFGGHNTSLALRAYDE